Proteins encoded by one window of Glycine soja cultivar W05 chromosome 15, ASM419377v2, whole genome shotgun sequence:
- the LOC114386505 gene encoding 39S ribosomal protein L46, mitochondrial-like, protein MKMSLVQLRPLLTRRGFSASSENLVASVLFERLPVVIPKIDPVVYAFQEFSFRWRQQYQRRYPDEFLDKSDARGKGDYQIDYVPAPRVTEADKNNDRRSLQRALDRRLYLLLYGNAYGAPSGKPVWHFPEKVYESEDTMRKCAESALKSVLGDLSNTYFVGNAPMAHMVVQPTEDQSRSTSFKRFFFKSQVIAKNKFNIGKCEDHVWVTKDELMEYFPEQAEFLNKMIIS, encoded by the exons ATGAAGATGTCACTGGTTCAACTTCGACCTCTCTTGACAAGGCGAGGGTTCAGCGCAAGCTCTGAGAACCTTGTTGCTTCTGTGCTCTTTGAGAGACTGCCAGTGGTCATTCCCAAAATTGACCCTGTAGTTTATGCATTTCAAGAATTCTC GTTTCGATGGCGACAACAATATCAACGCAGATATCCTGATGAATTTCTAGACAAATCTGATGCTAG GGGTAAAGGTGATTATCAGATTGACTATGTGCCAGCACCAAGAGTCACTGAAGCTGACAAAAACAATGATCGAAG GTCATTACAAAGAGCTCTTGATAGAAGACTCTACCTTCTCCTCTATGGTAATGCATATGGTGCTCCAAGCGGGAAGCCTGTGTGGCATTTTCCTGAGAAAGTTTATGAATCTGAGGACACCATGCGCAAG TGTGCAGAATCTGCATTGAAATCAGTCTTAGGAGATCTTTCTAACACATATTTTGTTGGAAATGCTCCAATGGCCCATATGGTTGTTCAGCCTACAGAAGACCAGTCTAGATCCACATCTTTTAAG AGATTCTTCTTCAAGTCTCAAGTTATTGCcaaaaacaaattcaacatcGGAAAATGTGAGGATCATGTCTGGGTGACAAAGGATGAACTGATGGAGTATTTTCCCGAGCAAGCTGAGTTTTTAAACAAGATGATCATTAGCTGA